A section of the Hevea brasiliensis isolate MT/VB/25A 57/8 chromosome 17, ASM3005281v1, whole genome shotgun sequence genome encodes:
- the LOC110642579 gene encoding tryptophan aminotransferase-related protein 2, producing MARFWHVFTVRNLLVVSLAINASFILRLGYETIDIKREQLLTGKRAQGEALPTQRAHLPVSTTSSPSSTPFPGSDRDRVINLDHGDPTMYERFWQQVGEKATIVIPGWQSMSYFSDIGNLCWFLEPEFARQVLRLHKIVGNAVTEDRHIVVGTGSTQLFQAVLYALAPPDAEEPVSVVSAAPYYSSYPAITESLKSGLYRWEGDALSFSKEGQFIELVTSPNNPDGYVRGSVLNKSGGVLVHDFAYYWPQYTPITYPADYDIMLFTVSKTTGHAGMRIGWALVKDREIAKRMVKYIELNSIGVSKDSQLRAAKVFEVVSDSCESSSNTTESLFEFAYHLMMERWQNLRAAVKHSGIFSLPEFSPGFCMFKGRLFEPQPAFAWLKCEEPIEDCERFLRSNKILTRSGRHFGVGLQYVRISLIDRDDNIDLFVERLSNIRKDNLCQHMGE from the exons ATGGCTAGGTTCTGGCATGTGTTCACCGTGAGGAACTTGTTGGTGGTGTCTCTAGCCATCAATGCAAGCTTCATTTTGAGGCTGGGATACGAGACCATTGACATAAAGAGAGAGCAACTGCTGACGGGTAAACGTGCCCAAGGAGAGGCACTGCCTACTCAGAGGGCACATCTGCCTGTGTCTACTACCTCGTCACCTTCCTCGACTCCTTTCCCTGGCAGCGATAGAGACAGAGTGATCAATCTCGACCA CGGTGACCCGACCATGTACGAGAGATTCTGGCAGCAAGTAGGTGAGAAGGCCACAATCGTGATCCCTGGTTGGCAATCAATGAGCTATTTCTCTGATATTGGAAACCTATGCTGGTTTCTGGAGCCCGAGTTCGCGAGACAGGTACTTAGACTGCACAAAATTGTAGGCAACGCAGTCACTGAGGACCGTCACATTGTGGTTGGTACGGGTTCTACTCAGCTCTTTCAAGCTGTGTTATATGCACTTGCTCCTCCAGACGCAGAGGAACCCGTTAGTGTTGTATCTGCAGCTCCATACTATTCT TCTTATCCGGCAATAACTGAATCCCTCAAGTCTGGACTCTACAGATGGGAAGGGGACGCCCTTAGTTTCTCAAAAGAAGGGCAATTCATCGAACTGGTGACATCCCCTAATAACCCAGATGGATATGTGAGGGGTTCTGTCCTGAATAAAAGCGGGGGTGTATTGGTGCACGATTTTGCATACTACTGGCCTCAATATACTCCGATCACCTATCCAGCCGACTACGACATTATGCTGTTCACCGTCTCTAAGACCACCGGGCATGCTGGAATGCGCATTGG TTGGGCTCTTGTCAAGGACAGAGAGATAGCCAAAAGAATGGTGAAATACATCGAGCTCAACAGCATTGGCGTCTCCAAGGATTCGCAGCTGCGGGCTGCAAAGGTTTTCGAAGTTGTTTCTGACAGCTGCGAATCTTCCAGCAATACAACAGAGTCCCTTTTTGAGTTTGCCTATCACCTCATGATGGAGAGATGGCAAAACCTAAGGGCGGCGGTGAAACATAGTGGTATATTTAGCTTGCCGGAATTCTCTCCCGGATTCTGCATGTTCAAGGGAAGGTTGTTCGAGCCTCAACCTG CTTTTGCATGGTTGAAGTGCGAAGAACCGATCGAAGACTGCGAGAGGTTCCTACGTTCTAACAAGATCTTGACGAGGAGTGGGAGACACTTCGGAGTTGGCCTGCAATACGTTAGGATTAGTTTGATAGATCGCGACGACAATATTGATTTATTTGTAGAGAGATTGTCCAACATTCGCAAGGACAATCTATGCCAGCATATGGGGGAGTGa